Proteins encoded together in one Lathyrus oleraceus cultivar Zhongwan6 chromosome 5, CAAS_Psat_ZW6_1.0, whole genome shotgun sequence window:
- the LOC127081143 gene encoding uncharacterized protein LOC127081143 has protein sequence MTREPFEKSKKAKKARLGESSGSRPPVPLAGSPSKSIPLSCSVKIKHIASSLPQTTPIYTSSETPPSTTRTSNPPSLKFNLATTTLPVSEVEMMNETTSQSSSPSPQSPPYYVFSSDNEPSDPQSPTLAQLQARAPASQQPSHSEPESKVTSPPPEHPNPTTSEHPQTPPPTQQQNPPPEQPIKSEPQPIHSPSEPNSHPGQTTSSPSAILTPPTSVASITPTLNLGDTNPPSPSSLASATIPETTFHTLEEAIQVFVESSIEKINSLTINSGISDDPSEWIKEAKEKVVAAATAAEAEAKAKAEAEEAARVAVEEVAKAKADALTQGEHSNSGFAPLVLKTLEELQKEQQVVRARLGQHDSVNINIQNMLSQLLQRMPPPPNP, from the exons ATGACGCGAGAGCCCTTTGAAAAGTCCAAGAAGGCAAAGAAAGCAAGACTGGGAGAATCCTCTGGGTCAAGACCTCCAGTCCCTCTGGCTGGCTCTCCAAGTAAGTCTATACCTCTCTCCTGCTCTGTTAAAATAAAACAtattgcttcttctcttccccaaaccacTCCAATATACACCTCCTCTGAAACacctccctcaaccaccagaacctcTAACCCACCCTCACTTAAATTCAACCTTGCTACCACCACACTACCCGTTTCTGAAGTAGAAATGATGAATGAAACTACCTCACAATCATCATCACCCTCACCCCAATCCCCACCATATTATGTTTTCTCCTCTGACAATGAACCATCTGACCCCCAATCCCCCACTCTGGCTCAGCTACAAGCTCGTGCTCCGGCATCTCAACAACCATCACACTCTGAACCTGAATCAAAAGTCACTTCCCCACCCCCTGAACATCCAAATCCAACTACATCTGAACATCCTCAAACACCACCACCTACACAACAACAAAATCCACCTCCTGAACAACCAATCAAATCTGAACCTCAACCAATCCACTCACCATCTGAACCTAATTCACACCCTGGACAAACAACATCGTCCCCCTCTGCCATTCTCACACCACCAACCTCTGTTGCCTCCATCACTCCCACTCTCAATCTTGGTGACACCAATCCACCTTCTCCATCCTCCCTAGCCTCTGCCACTATACCAGAAACAACCTTCCATACCCTAGAAGAAGCAATACAAGTTTTTGTTGAGTCTTCAATAGAGAAGATCAATTCTCTGACTATTAAttctggcatcagtgatgatccctctgaA TGGATCAAAGAAGCTAAAGAAAAAGTTGTTGCTGCTGCGACTGCTGCTGAGGCTGAGGCTAAAGCTAAAGCCGAAGCTGAAGAAGCAGCACGTGTTGCTGTAGAGGAAGTTGCCAAGGCCAAAGctgatgctctgactcagggggagcactCCAACTCTGGGTTTGCCCCTCTGGTCTTGAAGACTTTGGAGGAGCTACAAAAAGAACAACAAGTGGTTCGAGCTAGGCTAGGTCAACATGACTCGGTCAACatcaacattcagaacatgttgtcTCAGCTGCTACAAAGGATGCCTCCGCCCCCAAACCCTTAG